Proteins from one Drosophila gunungcola strain Sukarami chromosome 3R, Dgunungcola_SK_2, whole genome shotgun sequence genomic window:
- the LOC128251691 gene encoding phospholipase A1-like produces MKVFFVLAALLAAVSALPIEERVNGENGWFIPKLDGSFEWMDKQDAEDLLANGAQMEGRISTNAVDFYLYTKSNPTDGKKITAKASSVDGSHFNRDHGTRVIIHGWTQRYSDDMNTRITRAWLSKGDYNVIVVDWARARSVDYASSVLAVPGAGAKVGEMIKYLHEHHGLSYDSLEVIGHSLGAHVAGYAGKTVGGQKVHTIVGLDPALPLFSYDKPNKRLSTDDAHYVESIQTNGGKLGFLKPIGKGAFYPNGGKSQPGCGMDVTGSCSHGRSVLYYAEAVTEDNFGTIKCGDYEDAVSKKCGSTYSSVRMGAVTNAYMVDGDFYVPVNSKAPFGKIE; encoded by the exons ATGAAGGTGTTCTTTGTCCTAGCCGCTTTACTGGCAGCAG TGAGCGCTCTGCCCATTGAGGAGCGCGTGAACGGCGAGAATGGCTGGTTCATCCCCAAGCTTGATGGAAGCTTCGAGTGGATGGATAAGCAGGATGCCGAGGACCTGCTGGCCAACGGAGCCCAGATGGAGGGCCGCATCAGCACCAACGCCGTCGACTTCTATCTGTACACCAAGTCGAACCCCACCGATGGCAAGAAGATCACGGCCAAGGCCAGCTCCGTGGATGGTTCCCACTTCAACAGGGACCACGGCACCCGCGTCATAATCCACGGCTGGACCCAGAGATACTCCGACGACATGAACACCCGCATCACCAGGGCCTGGTTGTCCAAGGGCGACTACAACGTGATCGTCGTGGACTGGGCCCGTGCCCGTTCCGTGGACTACGCCTCCTCCGTCCTGGCCGTTCCCGGAGCCGGAGCCAAGGTGGGTGAGATGATCAAGTACCTGCACGAGCACCACGGCCTCTCCTACGACAGCCTGGAGGTGATTGGCCACAGCTTGGGCGCCCATGTGGCCGGATACGCCGGCAAGACCGTCGGAGGCCAGAAGGTGCACACCATTGTGGGTCTGGACCCCGCCCTGCCCCTCTTCAGCTACGACAAGCCCAACAAGCGTCTGTCCACCGACGATGCCCACTACGTGGAGTCCATCCAGACCAACGGCGGCAAGCTGGGATTCCTGAAGCCCATCGGCAAGGGAGCCTTCTACCCCAACGGCGGCAAGAGCCAGCCCGGCTGCGGAATGGACGTCACCGGCTCCTGCTCCCACGGACGCTCCGTGCTCTACTACGCCGAGGCCGTCACCGAGGACAACTTCGGCACCATCAAGTGCGGCGACTACGAGGACGCCGTCTCCAAGAAGTGCGGCAGCACCTACAGCAGCGTTCGCATGGGAGCCGTGACCAACGCCTACATGGTCGATGGCGACTTCTACGTTCCCGTGAACAGTAAGGCTCCTTTCGGCAAGATCGAATAG
- the LOC128251692 gene encoding phospholipase A1-like, whose amino-acid sequence MRVYVVLAALLAAASSLPIEERVNGENGWFVPQKDGSFEWMDMNDAEKLLEHSAPIEGRANDVSFYLYTKRNPTAGKEISPDASSIEDSHFDKNHGTRFVIHGWGGRYTDGMNVKITKAWLSRGDFNVIVVNWDRAQSFDYASSVLAVPGAGTKVGEMIEYLHQHHGLSLDTLEVIGHSLGAHVAGFAGKQVGEKRVHTIVGLDPAMPLFSYDKPNKRLSTEDAFYVESIQTNGGLKGFLQPIGKGTFYPNGGRKQPGCGNDIDGQCSHGRSVTYYVEAVTEDNFGTIKCRDYQDALANECGSTYSGVRMGAVTNAYMVEGDFYVPVNSQAPFGKIE is encoded by the exons ATGAGAGTTTACGTAGTTCTAGCGGCACTATTGGCAGCAG CAAGTTCTCTTCCCATTGAGGAGCGCGTCAATGGCGAAAATGGCTGGTTTGTGCCCCAGAAAGATGGCAGTTTTGAGTGGATGGACATGAATGATGCCGAAAAACTATTGGAGCACAGTGCACCCATCGAAGGGCGTGCCAATGATGTGTCCTTCTACCTCTACACCAAACGAAATCCAACCGCAGGCAAGGAAATCAGTCCCGATGCATCCTCCATTGAGGACTCGCATTTCGACAAGAACCATGGCACTCGTTTTGTGATCCACGGTTGGGGTGGCCGCTACACCGATGGTATGAATGTCAAGATCACCAAGGCGTGGCTTTCGAGGGGGGACTTCAACGTGATCGTTGTCAACTGGGATCGTGCCCAATCCTTCGACTATGCCTCCTCGGTGCTGGCTGTTCCTGGCGCTGGAACCAAGGTGGGAGAAATGATTGAGTACCTGCACCAGCATCACGGTCTGTCCCTGGACACTCTGGAGGTTATTGGTCACAGTTTGGGCGCCCATGTGGCTGGCTTTGCAGGAAAGCAAGTGGGAGAAAAAAGGGTTCACACAATTGTGGGTCTGGACCCTGCCATGCCGCTTTTCAGCTACGACAAGCCCAACAAGCGCCTATCCACCGAAGATGCCTTCTATGTGGAGTCCATCCAGACGAACGGAGGCTTGAAGGGATTCCTGCAGCCCATTGGCAAGGGCACCTTTTACCCGAACGGCGGAAGGAAGCAACCAGGCTGCGGTAATGACATCGACGGGCAATGCTCCCACGGACGCTCCGTCACCTACTACGTGGAGGCAGTCACCGAGGACAATTTCGGAACCATCAAGTGCAGGGACTACCAGGATGCACTGGCCAACGAGTGCGGCAGCACCTACAGCGGTGTTCGCATGGGAGCCGTGACCAACGCCTACATGGTCGAGGGCGACTTCTACGTCCCTGTGAACAGCCAGGCTCCTTTCGGCAAGATCGAATAA